The genome window ACTCTGACCACAGCTGCTGTCTTTGAATGAAAGAGTGATAGACAGATCATTTGGCAAGATCTTCAAACCTTACTCATGCTTTGGATCAAGTGCAGATTTTGTGCTGAGGTTTCCAAGCAACCTGGATGTCAAAATGAAAGTTACTGTACTGGCGGCCTGCATACTTATCGTAAATatcaaaatacacacaaatattattattaatatatacaaCAGAGTTGTAATATAAgacttttgtttatttgtttgtttacattttcaGGACTGCATGTATTATGACACATCACAAAGGAAACCGATCTGGTGTTTAGTGTGAAGAGGTATATTCAGGTATTTTTATTTGCACAAAATGTACACTATTCAAGGCAGATTTTATGCTTGTGCGGATGTAACACACTCTTTTTTTGGATACAGTTTCTCAGAATGAAGAAAAGGAGAAGACAAATGTCTGCCGACTGCTTGACAAATTATTCTCCAATAAATACTGAAGAGGGAACAATAATGTATAACCaaattgcttaaaaaaaaaacactttcacaGTGCAAAAGTTTGTATAAATATTTCTGTTTCTGGGGCACATAAAtctcttatatttatttattttttgtcaaattattttgtttaatgaTTAAAATATCATGAAAATAACAGTTGTTACAGTAACATTTATATAtagaataattaataattatagaaAAATTATACATTCTTATTTAATAAGTTTCTTAGATTAAGTAGCGTCGAATTTCGACCACTGTTGATGATAATACAGTAAAAGAAAGTTCTTCATTTCAGTCAGAAATGCAACATATTGATACTTTGAATAGAAGTTTTCACTGTCATTTATTTTTGATTACAGGGCTTTCCATTATTAGGGCATTTAGTTCAGAAGTGTGCACATTTAGAAAAGTATTGATGTATTCATGTGtttacttcacattttttttagattaaatcATTTTCTTTTAATTATGCAGTCTGAGAACTCTCTTTATTTACTGTCTGCCTTAATGACTCGCAGAAAGACAATTCTCTGCAGATCCATCAGTCAATATTGTTTAATCATAATTCCTACCTTCTGGTGGCAAAGAACCGCTGTCAAAGAAAGGCCCTGTCCCAAATGGCATCAAAAGGCCCCACGGTCTTCCTCTGAGTGAAATTATGGAACGTTAAAtgtatttaaaggagaagttcacttacagaataaaatgtacagataatttactgaccctcttgtcatccaagatttcatgtttttctttcttcagtcataaagaaattatgttttttgagaaaaaaatttcaGGGAtattctccatatggtggacttctacggtgcctacgagtttgaacttccaaaatggggAAATTTCAGGATGaatgagctccttgtctttcctgccactccaactctacaacatgacttcaccatccagttaggctcatcaacaattaccccatcgacttcagccagagaTCTTGGTTTAATCTTTGATGACCatttgacttttaaagaccacatagctaaaactgctcgatcttgcaggtttgcattgcacaacatcaacTCCTTGTCCAGACCCTGGTCATttctaggctggactactgcaatgctcttttggctggtcttccagcatatacaatcagacctctataaatgattcagaatgcagcagcacaactggtcttcaatgagcccaaaaaggcccatgtcacacctctcttaatatccctgcactggctactgGTTGCGgttcgcatcaaattcaagacactgatgctggcatataggacagccaccggctcatcacctgcctacctccattcaccactacgaatctacactccctccagaggtctgagatcctctagtgaaagatgcctcattgtaccaccacagagaggcatgaaataacTTTCCATAACATTTTCATTcaccgttcctgcctggtggaatcttcccacccctatccagaatgcagactccttgacagttttcaagcgactgctgaaaacccttctctttcgacactatttgactcaaaaaaaaaagaaaaaaaactttgttctctctttcttgatcttccctttctagcctgtaatcatctaacaatgcctgatatatggtattttgagcatttcctatgttgatctgcctccttaggatgaatcgcttgttgtattccccaattgtaagtcgctttggataaaagcatctgctaaatgaataaatgtaaatgtaaattaatgGCTATTTTTAAGCCTAGATGTTCCAGTGCACGGAGATCTGTTGTGCCTGTCTGAGAGTAGAAGTGGAAACAGGGTTTGGTCTGGGTAAGGGAGGTCTGTTATGTTGTTAGCTGTCTGTTTCTTCATTCTGGGGATATACAAGTTCTGAAGGTTGGGCAGGCTCTTACCAGTTTTTTTCTGAGCTGTTCTAACAGTCTGTTGCAGTCTTCCTATGTCTGATTTGCTGGCAGGCCCAAACCAGACAGTTTTAGAAGAGTACAGAACAGACTCAATAACAGCTGAGTTAGTCAACTGTGTCAACTGCACTTGTGGCAGAACTTCAGAACTTTTTCAGCTGACAAAGAAAGCACATCCTCTGCTGGgcttttcccccctttttttttgtgtgtgggtgtgccacttcaggtcctgagagatggtagtGCCAAGGAGCCTGAACAGTTTTCATTGTGAAAACCACAAACTGCTGCCTTTTTTTGCGGGTCTAAAATTTTTGTTTGCGAGTAAaaaagttttgcttgcgagtaaaACTGTATCTCAGTGGGTGGTCTCTGAAAAGCCTTATTCTACTGGTCACTCTTGATTGGAGTTCACTTATTACTGAGTTTAGGATGTTAAATTAGTTATCTTACCCAGTAAACAACCTGTTGTTCTTCACCATGGCTGATAGAACCTCGCTCCTCAGTCAGACTGGCGGTGGCAGTGTTGTGTAAACGTAGTGGGCGTGGTCAACTGGTCACTTCAATCgagagtgaccaatagaaaaaAAGGCCTTTCATCCAGATAGATAGAGACTGCCCACTGAGATACAGCTTTACTCGCAAACAAaaattttacactcaaaaaaaaaaaaaaaaaagacagaaaagcagaaaagagagcaacaTGTGGTTTCACGATGAGCGTTTgaactgcacaaaacaaaataaacattgtaaaaaaaattacaggcactgcaaataattttgttatcaatttctttatttttgacacCAATTATAGtctcaagtctttttgagtatgatgctaCAAGCTTTGCTCATCATCATTTGGCAACTGTCATTTTTCTCCTCATGCCCCTGTCTTGTGTGTGtaaatgagtgagtgagtgcGTCCTGGCATTAAGATTGTGTGGTGGTTTTGGCAGGAAGAGTATTTGACATAAAACGTGACAAATTGGCTGTGCGGACTATTCTGCTGCATTGACCCCTGTCAAGAAAGAGAGCAAGCCAAAGGATTGAGAACAGACGAATTGTATCTCACTGGTATGCATACTATCTCTCTCACAATATTACTCCATTTTAGATCATATTAAACAGTGCATTCTATGTATGAATGTGAATGAAagtgttaagtttttttttttcattacagtTACAATGATCTATGTATCTAAAAATGTTACACTTTATctgtacaaaaaaaatctaaaatattaatttattaattcattcatttatctTTTTTCAAGAAACAAAAATCAAATATGGAATTGTCAGGTGAGTTTGTCTATCTATCCCCATTTTGTTTCTTTGACTATAACAGGCACTGTGTGGAGCCATGGTATGAGCGAGGCATGTGAACAATGAgtacacttttttaaaaaacagggtgcataatatagaaataatatacttaaaaagTATAAGTTCACATTCtttacaattaagcacacttctttttcacaggGGATTGCTTATGAAAATCAAATTCCAAGCAGTCTGTTTGAATCAAAACATGTTTCTGGCATTAAATTTAACATCATATTAAAGAATTTAAAACTGTGAACATGAAAGTTGTGATCTGCAGATTTTAGTGTGTAATAATTTAACAAAGCTGTTTAGTACATACACATAGTATGTCTGTTTATGCTTTACTAGAGATCACTGCAATGATTCCTTCGCCAGACCCGTACCACTGTCCTGTTCATCTGGAGACCTTGAACAGGGTCAGATAAAACTGGAGATGcttcttaaaaataataataatgttaatcatTGTGTGCATGTCACTCTGACCTagataaatgcatttattttacagcaattttcactgcattaaatatataattttcatgtttatttagaTGGACCAATTGTTTGTCTACAAAAAAGAAACCACAAATGAATATATTGCAGAAGGTTTGTTCAGTAGCATTCCATGAatgaaatacagcaaaatcaaaTGTGCAACACCCTTATCTCCTTTAATCTCGTAACTTTCTTTTCTTAAAGTTTGCTGTGGGATAATGCCTGGCAGAAGATATTATGTGATGGATGGCATGGGGAACAAGGTTTTCAGTATTATTGAAGACAGCGAGTGTTGTGACAGGTATTGCTATGGTGCTGGACATTATTTCATAATGGATGTTACTGACCATTCCAATCAAAAGCTTATCAGACTGGTGCACCCATCTGCTTGCTGCTGTGCCAGCCATCAGGTATGAATGTTTTTCTAGTCTTGTTTAACTGTTAAATATGATATGTGTACTGTTTatgttgtatttatattttagctGGAGGTTCAGTCTCCACCAGGCAACGTCATTGgatatattcatcaaaaatcgCGTTGTTGCCAGTCTAAATTTACTGTTGAGGATGAACGAGGTAAACCAGCATTTAAGATTGAGAGACCTTCTGGAGGTTGTATCTGCTGCAGGGATAACATTTTTGAGGTGAAGCATATAAActtagaaattttttttttttaattgaccaaCAATATTTTTTATACTTTAACCTTAAACACAacttttacataattaaaaaaaaaaataaaaaaatctcatTGCTTGACCCACGTTGACTGAGGATTCCCACAATGAAGGCAAAAAACCTGACCCACAGATGTGGGTTtcttttaaatgtctttaaatgtCAGAGCTAACATGGTTTTGTTGCTTAGCTAAACAGTAACAGAATGAAGCTTAAGTTGTAAATCTGCTGTATTTTAAAAATTGATTCTTAGATCACTAAAAGTAGGCCTTgactttatattaaaatattacactGAGAATAgattataaaagtaataaaaaatgtgAACATACTGTAGATACTTTACTGTAGAGGACTAGCCAACAGTAACCAACTTTGCTTGAATGCTTAATGTGTGTAATTATTACCTGCCTTATATTGTGACCACAGCTGCTGTCTTTAAATGAGGAAGTGACAGAAAGTTCATTTGGCAAAATCATCAAACCTTTCTCATGCTGTGGATCCAATGCAGATTTTGTGTTGAAGTTTCCAAGCAATCTGGATGTCAAAATGAAAGCTACTCTACTGGGAGCCTGCATACTTATTGTAAATATtgttaaaacaaacattttaaaagagTTGTAATGCAAAGCttgtttataatttataattattgtttatttattattaataaacataatTCATTTTTAGGACTCCGTGAGTTTTCACGTGTCACATGGTGAGCCGCTTTGGTTTACTTGCATATCAGCGGCAATGGGCTATTATAAAATGTCCTAGGTAGGGCTGTGCCACATTCAACAATTTCAGTACACATTTTAGATTTAATGCTAAACTTACTcctttaaagaaagaaaaaaatcaataattgtaAATAATTTACTGCATATCCAAAGAAAAGGATTGCTAAGCAAACATTCCATTCTGTGCACAGTAGTTTGAAACATTTAATCTTTTTATATGATTCCTTAAATAACGTGTATTCAGTCAATTCAATTTATTCAAACCATGTGGTTATGCAGTATTGTGTTGAATAATCCATTTACTCTCAGTTTGTAATTATTTCTGTTCCATATTAGTGTCTtccaaaagaagaagaagaagaagaagaagaagaagaagaagaagaagaagaagaagaagaacaacaacaacaacaacaacaacaacaacaacaacaacaacaacaacaacaacaaattaacTGAATGACATATGAAATGTCAGGCAATTGATTTAATATTAGCTCTATGTATAATACTTTAGCTCAATAAATCTCAAGAAACAAAacagagatagacagacaaactCACCTGACATTTCCATATTAgatttgtcatgatcggggct of Garra rufa chromosome 10, GarRuf1.0, whole genome shotgun sequence contains these proteins:
- the LOC141344574 gene encoding phospholipid scramblase 2-like, with the translated sequence MFQCTEICCACLRVEVETGFGLEITAMIPSPDPYHCPVHLETLNRMDQLFVYKKETTNEYIAEVCCGIMPGRRYYVMDGMGNKVFSIIEDSECCDRYCYGAGHYFIMDVTDHSNQKLIRLVHPSACCCASHQLEVQSPPGNVIGYIHQKSRCCQSKFTVEDERGKPAFKIERPSGGCICCRDNIFEACLLVALARVGPTEQEARAELKTITAEQMETKVPTVELMELKTTTAELTREMTTLTDQAGLQ